From Humisphaera borealis, the proteins below share one genomic window:
- a CDS encoding RluA family pseudouridine synthase gives MSADPDKDAPDLDLPEGGPVMPADADSSAVEADDAEDLRHFKWKVTKNLTRRIDQYLVDRVGYLSRNGVQKVIGEGLVKVNGRVAKASYRPRDGDVIEMVAPPEPISELVPENIPLEVVYEDDHILAINKQADLIVHPARGKWTGTLVNGLVYYGKKWSKLNGDWRPGILHRLDRNTTGIMLVAKSDEAHWRVARQFENRTIQKTYMSICHGVPQLKGNVIDMPIGRDKYIREKQAVRKEENGGRQAVTLYEVQETYTAPPGLMMEHGSHAADKLLPMPVGTTFSLIKLTPKTGRTHQLRVHMTAIGYPMVGDTMYGGKVVVMGEASKDEGGRMKDESEAASGSSLTHPPSSVDLPSFRFARQALHAYEITFTHPISLNPLTLQAPLPPDFVALRKLMGSGTT, from the coding sequence ATGTCCGCCGACCCTGACAAAGACGCCCCCGACCTGGACCTTCCCGAAGGCGGTCCGGTCATGCCTGCCGACGCCGACTCGTCCGCCGTCGAGGCCGACGACGCCGAAGACCTCCGCCATTTCAAGTGGAAGGTGACCAAGAACCTGACCCGCCGGATCGACCAATACCTGGTCGATCGCGTCGGTTACCTGTCGCGTAACGGCGTGCAGAAGGTCATCGGCGAAGGGTTGGTGAAGGTCAACGGCCGCGTCGCCAAGGCATCGTATCGGCCGCGGGATGGCGACGTCATCGAGATGGTCGCCCCGCCGGAACCGATCAGCGAACTGGTCCCCGAGAACATCCCGCTCGAAGTCGTCTACGAAGACGACCACATTCTCGCGATTAATAAGCAGGCCGACCTGATCGTCCACCCCGCCCGCGGCAAATGGACCGGCACCCTCGTCAACGGGCTGGTCTACTACGGCAAAAAGTGGAGCAAGCTCAACGGCGACTGGCGGCCGGGCATCCTGCACCGGCTCGACCGCAACACCACCGGCATCATGCTCGTCGCCAAGAGCGATGAGGCCCATTGGCGTGTCGCGCGGCAGTTCGAAAACCGCACGATCCAGAAGACCTACATGTCGATCTGTCACGGCGTGCCGCAACTGAAGGGCAACGTCATCGACATGCCGATTGGCCGGGATAAGTACATCCGCGAGAAGCAGGCCGTCCGCAAGGAAGAGAACGGCGGCCGCCAGGCAGTGACGCTGTACGAGGTGCAGGAAACCTACACCGCCCCGCCGGGCCTGATGATGGAGCACGGCAGCCACGCCGCCGACAAGCTGCTGCCGATGCCGGTCGGGACGACGTTTTCGCTCATCAAGCTGACGCCCAAGACCGGCCGCACCCACCAGCTTCGCGTGCATATGACGGCGATCGGCTACCCGATGGTCGGCGATACGATGTACGGCGGGAAGGTGGTGGTGATGGGGGAAGCGAGTAAGGATGAAGGCGGAAGGATGAAGGATGAATCGGAAGCCGCCTCAGGTTCATCCTTGACCCATCCTCCTTCATCCGTTGATCTGCCTTCATTCCGCTTCGCGCGGCAGGCTTTGCACGCTTACGAGATCACGTTCACCCACCCGATTTCACTGAATCCCCTCACGCTGCAGGCTCCGCTGCCGCCGGATTTCGTGGCTCTGCGGAAACTGATGGGTTCGGGCACGACATGA
- a CDS encoding DinB family protein, with protein sequence MNYEVLLKYYGDSLAAIEKLMADVPDERLAEQPAGLRNHPAWTLMHLCVGNDFCLQSVARAPVCPPDWGALAAPGSQPKPERSAYPSKDTLLQTLQKQHVLVAEGVRAAPPGHFDLPAPERVRSFAATLGHIVAYMLAAHENNHLGQLQAWKRVAGLGKA encoded by the coding sequence ATGAATTACGAAGTCCTGCTCAAGTATTACGGAGACAGCCTGGCCGCGATCGAGAAACTGATGGCAGACGTGCCCGACGAGCGGCTGGCCGAGCAGCCCGCGGGCCTGCGCAATCATCCGGCCTGGACGCTGATGCATTTGTGCGTCGGCAATGATTTCTGCCTGCAGTCGGTCGCCCGGGCACCGGTTTGTCCGCCTGACTGGGGCGCGCTGGCCGCGCCAGGGTCGCAGCCCAAGCCGGAGCGGTCGGCCTATCCGTCGAAGGATACGCTGCTCCAGACCCTTCAGAAGCAGCACGTGCTGGTCGCCGAGGGCGTCCGCGCCGCCCCGCCGGGCCATTTCGACCTGCCCGCCCCGGAACGCGTCCGGTCGTTCGCGGCGACGCTGGGTCATATTGTCGCGTACATGCTTGCCGCGCACGAGAACAACCACCTCGGGCAGCTGCAGGCGTGGAAGCGCGTCGCGGGCCTGGGCAAGGCGTAG
- a CDS encoding Sec-independent protein translocase subunit TatA/TatB produces the protein MLNTLAIGMPQGAEWIVIAALGLLIFGKRLPEVGRSLGKGIVEFKKGLKGVQDEVTQVDEDIDHQASKRLPDPAATVAEKPKFDPYTGKPMEEEKPKPKFDPYTGKPVEETTA, from the coding sequence ATGTTGAACACACTCGCCATCGGCATGCCCCAAGGGGCGGAATGGATCGTGATCGCGGCCTTGGGCCTGCTGATCTTCGGCAAGCGCCTCCCGGAAGTCGGCCGTAGCCTGGGCAAGGGCATTGTCGAGTTCAAGAAGGGCCTGAAGGGCGTGCAGGACGAAGTGACGCAGGTCGATGAAGACATCGACCATCAGGCATCCAAGCGGCTGCCCGACCCGGCGGCGACCGTCGCCGAGAAGCCGAAGTTCGACCCCTACACCGGCAAGCCGATGGAAGAGGAGAAGCCGAAGCCCAAGTTCGACCCGTACACCGGCAAGCCGGTGGAAGAGACGACGGCCTAA
- a CDS encoding DUF2459 domain-containing protein, with protein MMSNRIAIRLVAAALLTTLAGCTQVQSAGQFTDPVRVYIGDYGIHSSLFLPTQDNRYVEYAFGDWGYAVENRNLPQDALGALTASWGAGFGRMYHGIDAETSGPNPPRKPVAMQAVTCDRPDVYTLIDKLDVHFEQLAAKNGSAVVNPETGMSWVREDRDKRYSIANNCNHLTAKTLEDLGCKVSGLVVWSKFSVSAPATASAPPPPKKPAEKIAGWAAIE; from the coding sequence ATGATGTCAAACCGCATCGCCATCCGACTGGTCGCCGCAGCGCTCCTCACCACGCTTGCAGGCTGCACGCAGGTGCAGTCGGCCGGGCAGTTCACCGATCCGGTGCGGGTTTACATCGGCGACTATGGCATCCATTCCAGTCTCTTCCTTCCGACGCAGGACAACCGCTATGTCGAATACGCGTTCGGCGACTGGGGCTATGCCGTCGAGAACCGCAATCTGCCACAAGACGCGCTGGGCGCGTTGACGGCGTCGTGGGGCGCCGGGTTCGGACGCATGTACCACGGCATCGACGCCGAGACCTCCGGCCCCAACCCCCCGCGCAAGCCTGTCGCCATGCAAGCCGTGACGTGCGACCGCCCCGACGTCTATACCTTGATCGACAAGCTGGACGTCCACTTCGAACAGCTTGCGGCAAAGAACGGATCGGCGGTGGTCAATCCCGAAACCGGCATGTCGTGGGTGAGGGAAGACCGGGACAAGCGATACAGCATCGCCAACAACTGCAATCATCTGACCGCCAAAACCCTGGAGGATCTGGGTTGCAAGGTATCAGGACTTGTCGTCTGGTCGAAGTTCAGCGTGAGCGCGCCTGCCACCGCGTCGGCTCCCCCGCCGCCGAAGAAGCCGGCAGAGAAGATTGCGGGATGGGCGGCGATCGAGTGA
- a CDS encoding Sec-independent protein translocase subunit TatA/TatB, with translation MQLAFLFGLSPSLPLAWGMPHGYEWIIIGAIGLLIFGKRLPGAAKGIGQSILEFKKGMKSGANEAETPAQIDDAAAPKARFDPQTGKPLE, from the coding sequence ATGCAACTCGCCTTCCTGTTCGGTCTTTCCCCCTCTCTGCCGCTCGCCTGGGGTATGCCCCACGGCTACGAGTGGATCATCATCGGTGCGATCGGTCTGCTGATCTTCGGCAAGCGTCTTCCCGGCGCGGCCAAGGGCATTGGCCAGAGCATTCTGGAGTTTAAGAAGGGGATGAAATCCGGTGCCAACGAGGCCGAGACCCCCGCCCAGATTGACGATGCCGCCGCCCCCAAGGCCCGGTTCGACCCGCAAACCGGCAAGCCGCTGGAGTAG
- the proC gene encoding pyrroline-5-carboxylate reductase codes for MPNELAIIGAGNMAEAIVRGILRGGVLAADQLVAADISPERRAVFADKVGVRAVESNVEAVAGARRVLLAVKPQMMKAALEQIAPGLPHDALLVSIAAGISSGFIERSLGRGIHWRVIRTMPNTPMLMGHGMVGLARGQYATADDVADARRLFEAAAEVIELDEDKLHAVTAISGSGPAYFFFLVEQMIKAGVELGLSREQAYRLATRTAYGAAAMMTPDTDSPEELRRKVTSPNGTTHAAITHMEQAGLPAIVVEALKAADRRSRNWGCEAVPGSCSGRLAVFLDSRL; via the coding sequence ATGCCAAATGAATTAGCCATCATCGGTGCAGGGAACATGGCCGAGGCGATCGTCCGCGGTATTCTCCGCGGCGGTGTCCTTGCCGCGGATCAACTCGTCGCCGCCGACATCTCGCCCGAACGACGGGCGGTGTTCGCGGACAAGGTCGGCGTTCGCGCGGTGGAATCGAACGTCGAAGCCGTCGCCGGTGCCCGGCGGGTGTTGCTGGCGGTCAAGCCGCAGATGATGAAGGCTGCGCTGGAGCAGATCGCACCCGGCCTGCCTCACGATGCCCTGCTCGTCTCCATCGCCGCCGGTATCAGCTCGGGGTTCATCGAGCGGTCGCTTGGCCGAGGCATCCACTGGCGGGTCATCCGCACGATGCCCAATACGCCGATGCTGATGGGCCATGGCATGGTGGGCCTCGCCCGCGGGCAGTACGCGACCGCGGACGACGTCGCCGACGCCCGGCGGCTGTTTGAAGCCGCGGCCGAGGTGATCGAACTCGACGAAGACAAGCTTCACGCCGTCACCGCCATCTCCGGCTCGGGACCCGCGTACTTTTTCTTCCTCGTCGAGCAGATGATCAAAGCCGGCGTCGAACTCGGCCTGTCGCGTGAGCAGGCTTACCGGCTGGCCACACGAACCGCCTACGGCGCGGCGGCGATGATGACCCCTGACACCGATTCCCCCGAAGAACTCCGCCGCAAGGTCACCAGCCCCAACGGCACCACCCACGCCGCGATCACCCACATGGAGCAGGCGGGCCTGCCTGCGATCGTCGTCGAAGCCCTCAAAGCCGCCGACCGGCGGAGCCGGAATTGGGGGTGTGAAGCGGTGCCGGGGTCGTGTAGTGGCCGGTTGGCGGTCTTCCTCGATTCTCGCCTATAG
- a CDS encoding DoxX family membrane protein, translating into MANPFRSDLSNGLGLLAARLPLGVAFVLSGVAKFRMPGGVSAYVTENLSSVPQYVPTHAAEKFLMVVPYAHLGLGILLLAGLLSRVSAFGAALLSVAFGLILGFVDTNPTPSMDSITEPTKYLCFALVTFFAGPGMFSVDRLLFGKPDRSID; encoded by the coding sequence ATGGCCAATCCATTCCGCTCGGATCTCTCGAATGGTCTCGGTCTGCTCGCCGCCCGGCTTCCGCTGGGCGTCGCATTCGTCCTGTCGGGTGTCGCCAAGTTTCGCATGCCCGGCGGTGTTTCGGCGTACGTCACCGAGAACCTCTCCAGCGTGCCCCAGTACGTACCGACCCACGCGGCTGAAAAGTTTCTGATGGTCGTCCCCTACGCCCACCTGGGCCTGGGCATCCTGCTGCTGGCGGGATTACTGAGCCGGGTTAGCGCGTTCGGGGCGGCGTTGCTGTCGGTGGCGTTCGGACTGATTCTCGGATTCGTCGACACCAATCCCACTCCGTCGATGGACTCGATCACCGAACCGACAAAGTACCTCTGCTTCGCGCTGGTGACGTTCTTCGCCGGTCCGGGCATGTTCAGTGTGGATCGCCTGCTTTTCGGAAAGCCGGATCGAAGCATCGATTAA